Genomic segment of Thermodesulfovibrionales bacterium:
CGACATGCACTGCATATCCTTCCTTTAACAACCCAAGACATGTCTGGAGTACGCAGATATGGGTCTCCATTCCGGCGAGGATGACCTTCTTCTTCCCGGAAGAGGAGAGGGACCGCAAAAATGCAGCCTCCCTGCAGCATCCGAAGTCCGTCTTTTCGATGGGCTCGTAAGACGCAAGGGCAGTCCTGACCTCACCAACCGTCGGGCCCAGGCCTTTCGGATACTGTTCCGTGAGGACCATGGGAATCTTGAAAATCTTGGCCGCCTCGACGAGGTGAAGAGTGTTAGCAATTACCTTCTCCCTCTCACCCATTACAGCGGCAAGCTTATCCTGGATATCAACGATGGCGAGGATCACCTCGCCCCTTATCAGGAAAAATCTTTCCATAAAATTAGCAATGCTCTCGACAAAAAGGGACCCGGACAACCTCCCCGGCGTCGTATCCGGATCCCTCTGTATCATTGAAAGAGGTGTTACAGCCTCCCCTTCAAGAGACTGTCGACCACCGACGGGTCAGCGAGTGTTGATGTATCTCCCAGGTCCTCGACCTGCCCATGTGCGATCTTTCGCAGAATCCTTCTCATGATCTTTCCGCTGCGCGTCTTCGGCAGCCCGGGCGCGAACTGGAGTTTATCGGGCGTTGCGATAGGCCCGATGACCGTCCTGACATGGCCCACCAAGATCTTCTTCAGCTCGTCCGTCGGCTGATTGCCCTCTTTGAGAGTGACATAGACGTAGATGCCTTCGCCCTTGATGTCATGGGGATAGCCGACCACCGCCGCTTCTGCTACCGTGTCATGGCTGACGAGCGCTGATTCGACCTCCGCGGTGCCGAGCCTGTGGCCCGAGATATTGATGACGTCGTCAATTCTGCCCATGAGCCAGTAATCGCCGTCCTTGTCGACGCGCGCACCGTCGCCGGTCAGATACTTGCCGGCGAATCTCGAAAAATAGATCTCTTTGATACGCTTGTTTTCAGGGTCTCCGTACGTTCCCCTCAGCATGCCAGGCCATGGTTTTTCGATGATGAGGTACCCTCCTTCATCAACCCCTGCCGGAGATCCGTCCTCTTTTATGACCTTAGGGACGACGCCGGGGAAGGGTCGGTTCGCCGAACCGGGCTTCAATGTCATTGCGCCCGGGAGCGGAGTGATGAGGATGCCTCCCGTTTCCGTCTGCCACCACGTGTCGACAATGGGGAGTTTACTTTTGCCGACATGGCTATGGTACCACACCCATGCCTCGGGGTTTATCGGTTCTCCCACCGTTCCAAGGAGCCTCAATGAGGATAGGTCATGCTTGTTCACCCATCTTTCCCCTTCCCTCATCAGAGCCCTGATGGCAGTCGGAGCGGTATAGAAGATATTCACCTGATGCTTGTCTACGATGTCCCAGAACCTTCCGGGGTTCGGATAGGTCGGAACCCCCTCGAACATGAGGCTTGTGGCCCCGAGGGAGAGAGGCCCGTAGACAATGTAGCTGTGCCCCGTCACCCAGCCTATGTCTGCGGTGCAGAAGTGGATGTCTTCCTCATGATAATCGAAAATCCACTTGAATGTAAGATTGGTATAGAGCAGATAGCCGCCCGTGGTGTGGAGAACACCCTTCGGTTTTCCGGTAGAACCTGACGTATAGAGGATAAACAGCCGATCCTCGGCATCCATATGTTCAGGCTCGCAGTAGGCACCCACGTCGGGAGCGGACATTTCGGCATTCCACCATGAATCTCTTCCATCGTGCATATTGATTTCTCCGCTCTTCGACCTCTGAACAACGAGCGTTTTCTCGACTGTAGGACACTCGTTAAGCGCCTCGTCGGCGTTAGCCTTCAGGGGAACAAATTTTCCTGCCCTCACACCTTCATCGGCCGTAATGAGAAGCTTCGCCTTACAGTCCTGAATCCGGTCCCTGAGGGCCTGGGCACTGAACCCGCCGAAGACGATGCTGTGTATCGCCCCGATCCTCGAACACGCGAGCATCGATATTGCAAGTTCAGGGATCATCGGAAGGTATATGGTGACCCGATCACCCTTTTTGATGCCGAGTTTTTTCAGAACGTTCGCGAGTTTGTTCACCTCGTAGTAGAGCTGCTGGTAGGTATAGGTCTTGTAACTTCCATCATCGGCCTCCCAGATTATGGCTGCCTTGTTTCGCGTCGCCGTCTTGATATGTCTGTCAAGGCAGTTCACAGAGACATTCAGCTTTCCGCCACTAAACCATTTGATCTCGGGTTTTTCAAAACTATAGTCAAGAACCTTGTTCCATTTCTTGAACCAGGTGAGTTGCTTCTCCGCCATTTCACCCCAGAAACCTTCGGGGTCTTCAACAGACTTCTTGTAGAGCTTCTCATACTCGGCCAAACTCTTGATATGGGCATCCTTACTGAACTCCTTTGATGGCGGAAATGTCCTATTCTCGGCCATCAGCACATCGATCTTCTTTGCATCAGCCATTCCTTTTTTCCTCCTCTTTATTTTCAGTCAAAGAGAACCTGAAGCCGGGCGGCAGGGGAGACGGGCCTCTTGCCGCACGGCAACAGAATCTCATCAAACGAATCCGATTCGTCTCA
This window contains:
- a CDS encoding hydrolase, giving the protein MIQRDPDTTPGRLSGSLFVESIANFMERFFLIRGEVILAIVDIQDKLAAVMGEREKVIANTLHLVEAAKIFKIPMVLTEQYPKGLGPTVGEVRTALASYEPIEKTDFGCCREAAFLRSLSSSGKKKVILAGMETHICVLQTCLGLLKEGYAVHVVSDAVCSRARGNHTTGIEFMRDAGAVITGTETVLFQLLEKAGTEEFRMISRRIK
- the acs gene encoding acetate--CoA ligase → MADAKKIDVLMAENRTFPPSKEFSKDAHIKSLAEYEKLYKKSVEDPEGFWGEMAEKQLTWFKKWNKVLDYSFEKPEIKWFSGGKLNVSVNCLDRHIKTATRNKAAIIWEADDGSYKTYTYQQLYYEVNKLANVLKKLGIKKGDRVTIYLPMIPELAISMLACSRIGAIHSIVFGGFSAQALRDRIQDCKAKLLITADEGVRAGKFVPLKANADEALNECPTVEKTLVVQRSKSGEINMHDGRDSWWNAEMSAPDVGAYCEPEHMDAEDRLFILYTSGSTGKPKGVLHTTGGYLLYTNLTFKWIFDYHEEDIHFCTADIGWVTGHSYIVYGPLSLGATSLMFEGVPTYPNPGRFWDIVDKHQVNIFYTAPTAIRALMREGERWVNKHDLSSLRLLGTVGEPINPEAWVWYHSHVGKSKLPIVDTWWQTETGGILITPLPGAMTLKPGSANRPFPGVVPKVIKEDGSPAGVDEGGYLIIEKPWPGMLRGTYGDPENKRIKEIYFSRFAGKYLTGDGARVDKDGDYWLMGRIDDVINISGHRLGTAEVESALVSHDTVAEAAVVGYPHDIKGEGIYVYVTLKEGNQPTDELKKILVGHVRTVIGPIATPDKLQFAPGLPKTRSGKIMRRILRKIAHGQVEDLGDTSTLADPSVVDSLLKGRL